One region of Mugil cephalus isolate CIBA_MC_2020 chromosome 17, CIBA_Mcephalus_1.1, whole genome shotgun sequence genomic DNA includes:
- the zgc:109986 gene encoding uncharacterized protein zgc:109986 isoform X3: protein MLQSIADDLRVRLPLDAMMPSETSTQLKIQQRSRPTVHVDGFLYDDEHVDALCEEGAMSRSYCLSCGSQRTAPLDFVSHSFSVSELQFLFQNVLPDLSGRTLVDVGSRLGAVLYGGHVYSSASRLLGLELNEEFVRLQNDILLKYRLTDRVQVLHADVCTQDELLQNADVLVMNNVFEYFMEPSEQIRAWSFIMRTFRRRGSLLVTVPSLQESLNALQQEALPSGWVEELPVDYNVYLGRDMDPDALRQIHLYRVM from the exons ATGCTGCAGAGCATCGCAGACGATCTGAGGGTCAGACTCCCCCTGGACGCCATGATGCCTTCAGAGACCAGCACTCAGCTCAAG ATACAGCAGCGTTCCAGGCCGACGGTTCACGTGGACGGTTTCCTGTACGACGACGAACACGTGGACGCTTTGTGTGAGGAAGGAGCCATGAGCCGGAGCTACTGCCTCAGCTGTGGATCCCAGCGGACGGCTCCTCTGG ATTTTGTCTCTCACTCGTTCTCTGTGTCCGAGCTTCAGTTCCTGTTCCAGAACGTTCTCCCAGACCTGAGCGGCCGGACGCTGGTGGACGTCGGGTCCAGACTGGGAGCCGTTCTCtatggg GGTCACGTCTACAGCTCGGCCTCTCGGCTGCTCGGCCTGGAGCTCAACGAGGAGTTCGTCCGACTTCAGAACGACATCCTGCTCAAATACCGTCTGACGGACCGAGTTCAG GTTCTTCACGCTGACGTCTGCACGCAGGACGAACTGCTGCAAAACGCAGACGTTCTGGTCATGAACAACGTCTTTGAGTATTTCATGGAGCCCAGCGAGCAGATCAG AGCGTGGAGCTTCATCATGAGGACCTTCAGGAGGAGAGGATCTCTGCTCGTCACTGTCCCCAGTCTTCAGGAAAGTCTGAACGCTCTGCAG caggaggcgctgcCCTCTGGTTGGGTGGAGGAACTTCCTGTGGACTATAACGTTTACCTGGGCAGAGACATGGACCCTGACGCTCTGAGACAGATCCACCTGTACAGGGTCATGTGA
- the zgc:109986 gene encoding uncharacterized protein zgc:109986 isoform X1, with protein MDFSEAKLQLQQLLSGVSPSELPKLLDWMRNSEELEDALLDNRRVMLQSIADDLRVRLPLDAMMPSETSTQLKIQQRSRPTVHVDGFLYDDEHVDALCEEGAMSRSYCLSCGSQRTAPLDFVSHSFSVSELQFLFQNVLPDLSGRTLVDVGSRLGAVLYGGHVYSSASRLLGLELNEEFVRLQNDILLKYRLTDRVQVLHADVCTQDELLQNADVLVMNNVFEYFMEPSEQIRAWSFIMRTFRRRGSLLVTVPSLQESLNALQQEALPSGWVEELPVDYNVYLGRDMDPDALRQIHLYRVM; from the exons ATGGATTTCTCTGAGGcgaagctgcagctgcagcagctgctgagcGGAGTGAGTCCGTCTGAGCTCCCGAAGCTGCTGGACTGGATGAGAAACTCAG aggagctggaggacgcGCTGCTCGATAACAGGAGGGTGATGCTGCAGAGCATCGCAGACGATCTGAGGGTCAGACTCCCCCTGGACGCCATGATGCCTTCAGAGACCAGCACTCAGCTCAAG ATACAGCAGCGTTCCAGGCCGACGGTTCACGTGGACGGTTTCCTGTACGACGACGAACACGTGGACGCTTTGTGTGAGGAAGGAGCCATGAGCCGGAGCTACTGCCTCAGCTGTGGATCCCAGCGGACGGCTCCTCTGG ATTTTGTCTCTCACTCGTTCTCTGTGTCCGAGCTTCAGTTCCTGTTCCAGAACGTTCTCCCAGACCTGAGCGGCCGGACGCTGGTGGACGTCGGGTCCAGACTGGGAGCCGTTCTCtatggg GGTCACGTCTACAGCTCGGCCTCTCGGCTGCTCGGCCTGGAGCTCAACGAGGAGTTCGTCCGACTTCAGAACGACATCCTGCTCAAATACCGTCTGACGGACCGAGTTCAG GTTCTTCACGCTGACGTCTGCACGCAGGACGAACTGCTGCAAAACGCAGACGTTCTGGTCATGAACAACGTCTTTGAGTATTTCATGGAGCCCAGCGAGCAGATCAG AGCGTGGAGCTTCATCATGAGGACCTTCAGGAGGAGAGGATCTCTGCTCGTCACTGTCCCCAGTCTTCAGGAAAGTCTGAACGCTCTGCAG caggaggcgctgcCCTCTGGTTGGGTGGAGGAACTTCCTGTGGACTATAACGTTTACCTGGGCAGAGACATGGACCCTGACGCTCTGAGACAGATCCACCTGTACAGGGTCATGTGA
- the zgc:109986 gene encoding uncharacterized protein zgc:109986 isoform X2, whose protein sequence is MDFSEAKLQLQQLLSGVSPSELPKLLDWMRNSEELEDALLDNRRVMLQSIADDLRVRLPLDAMMPSETSTQLKIQQRSRPTVHVDGFLYDDEHVDALCEEGAMSRSYCLSCGSQRTAPLDFVSHSFSVSELQFLFQNVLPDLSGRTLVDVGSRLGAVLYGGHVYSSASRLLGLELNEEFVRLQNDILLKYRLTDRVQVLHADVCTQDELLQNADVLVMNNVFEYFMEPSEQIRAWSFIMRTFRRRGSLLVTVPSLQESLNALQEALPSGWVEELPVDYNVYLGRDMDPDALRQIHLYRVM, encoded by the exons ATGGATTTCTCTGAGGcgaagctgcagctgcagcagctgctgagcGGAGTGAGTCCGTCTGAGCTCCCGAAGCTGCTGGACTGGATGAGAAACTCAG aggagctggaggacgcGCTGCTCGATAACAGGAGGGTGATGCTGCAGAGCATCGCAGACGATCTGAGGGTCAGACTCCCCCTGGACGCCATGATGCCTTCAGAGACCAGCACTCAGCTCAAG ATACAGCAGCGTTCCAGGCCGACGGTTCACGTGGACGGTTTCCTGTACGACGACGAACACGTGGACGCTTTGTGTGAGGAAGGAGCCATGAGCCGGAGCTACTGCCTCAGCTGTGGATCCCAGCGGACGGCTCCTCTGG ATTTTGTCTCTCACTCGTTCTCTGTGTCCGAGCTTCAGTTCCTGTTCCAGAACGTTCTCCCAGACCTGAGCGGCCGGACGCTGGTGGACGTCGGGTCCAGACTGGGAGCCGTTCTCtatggg GGTCACGTCTACAGCTCGGCCTCTCGGCTGCTCGGCCTGGAGCTCAACGAGGAGTTCGTCCGACTTCAGAACGACATCCTGCTCAAATACCGTCTGACGGACCGAGTTCAG GTTCTTCACGCTGACGTCTGCACGCAGGACGAACTGCTGCAAAACGCAGACGTTCTGGTCATGAACAACGTCTTTGAGTATTTCATGGAGCCCAGCGAGCAGATCAG AGCGTGGAGCTTCATCATGAGGACCTTCAGGAGGAGAGGATCTCTGCTCGTCACTGTCCCCAGTCTTCAGGAAAGTCTGAACGCTCTGCAG gaggcgctgcCCTCTGGTTGGGTGGAGGAACTTCCTGTGGACTATAACGTTTACCTGGGCAGAGACATGGACCCTGACGCTCTGAGACAGATCCACCTGTACAGGGTCATGTGA